The Rhodothermus profundi genome includes a window with the following:
- a CDS encoding sensor histidine kinase — protein MQTRARPSFHRRLLVQSGGTLIGALALLGLLAWFVAYSWINEMARLPLRTEIQLVASRIVQKGKLVVTAYYWDEPHHRLLERHVDPYFLQVFDARGRLVHQSENISRLSDRYPEVLLHPPVAHEPFWQPLRTFQVDTYRLYYLVYPLYDAEQRYLGAIQVARLEPGFISLYRQLGVGIFVIWLLLSGLILGTLSVTSRRVLRPLEQLAQKTAHLSADRLHEPIQLPEPLDRETAQLLEALNQLMRRLHQAFEELRRFTANAAHELKTPLAILQGQAELALRRPRSADSYRETLRKIRHQAEQMSVLVQHLLLLSRLDQPGTSFPFAPVDFAALVAREHEHFATRAADRGVALTASLTPDALLYGVETLLQEVVRNLLDNAVKYTPHGRIHVTVRKTKTQVIFEVQDTGVGIPRDALPHVTERFYRVPSTTTGIEGHGLGLTLVARIVALHRGQLTLEAEPGQGTTVRVVLPTGAVAAPEAPAPVSLDGNAR, from the coding sequence ATGCAGACACGCGCGCGTCCATCCTTTCATCGGCGGCTGCTTGTGCAAAGCGGCGGCACGCTGATCGGCGCCCTGGCTTTGCTGGGCTTGCTGGCCTGGTTTGTCGCCTACAGTTGGATCAATGAAATGGCGCGGCTTCCGCTGCGCACGGAAATTCAGCTCGTTGCCAGTCGCATTGTTCAAAAAGGGAAGTTAGTCGTTACGGCCTATTACTGGGACGAGCCGCATCATCGGCTGCTTGAGCGGCACGTGGATCCCTACTTCTTGCAGGTCTTCGATGCCCGAGGGCGCCTGGTGCATCAATCAGAGAATATTTCGCGGCTGTCCGATCGCTATCCGGAAGTGCTGCTGCATCCTCCTGTTGCGCACGAACCCTTCTGGCAGCCGCTGCGCACGTTTCAAGTAGACACCTATCGACTGTACTATCTGGTCTATCCGCTATATGATGCCGAGCAACGCTATCTGGGAGCGATTCAGGTAGCCCGCCTGGAGCCAGGTTTCATCTCGCTATATCGTCAGCTTGGCGTGGGCATTTTTGTGATCTGGCTGCTACTCTCCGGCCTGATCCTGGGAACACTGAGCGTCACCAGCCGGCGCGTTCTTCGTCCGCTAGAACAACTGGCCCAAAAGACGGCCCATCTTTCTGCAGATCGCCTGCATGAGCCAATTCAGCTTCCCGAACCCCTTGATCGCGAAACGGCCCAACTGTTGGAAGCACTCAACCAGCTCATGCGCCGCCTGCATCAGGCGTTTGAGGAGCTGCGTCGCTTTACGGCTAACGCGGCACATGAACTGAAAACGCCGCTGGCCATCCTGCAGGGCCAGGCCGAACTGGCGCTGCGCCGCCCTCGCTCTGCAGACAGCTACCGGGAAACGCTGCGCAAGATTCGCCATCAGGCCGAGCAGATGAGCGTCCTGGTGCAACATCTGCTGTTGCTGAGCCGTCTGGATCAACCCGGCACCTCGTTCCCCTTTGCGCCCGTCGACTTTGCTGCCCTGGTCGCTCGGGAGCACGAACACTTTGCGACCCGGGCTGCCGACCGAGGCGTTGCGCTCACTGCCTCGTTAACGCCCGACGCGCTGCTTTACGGGGTCGAAACGCTGCTGCAGGAAGTGGTCCGCAACCTCCTGGATAACGCCGTTAAATACACGCCGCACGGACGCATCCACGTTACGGTTCGAAAAACCAAGACGCAGGTCATCTTTGAAGTTCAGGATACCGGAGTCGGCATTCCACGCGATGCCCTGCCCCACGTCACCGAACGCTTTTACCGGGTGCCTTCCACCACCACTGGCATCGAGGGACATGGCCTGGGCCTGACCCTGGTTGCCCGTATCGTGGCGTTGCACCGGGGCCAACTCACGCTGGAGGCTGAGCCGGGCCAGGGGACAACGGTACGCGTTGTTTTGCCGACCGGCGCCGTTGCGGCCCCAGAAGCCCCTGCACCTGTTTCACTGGACGGCAACGCTCGTTGA
- a CDS encoding PQQ-dependent sugar dehydrogenase, protein MKRFAVHLWLSLLLAGCNGTNSQPVPERLACDPDNGGLTLPEGFCALVVADNIGRARHIVVRDNGDIYVALMRLQNGHGIAALRDTTGDGRADLIAYFGEVPGTGIDIWNGYLYFAPDTALLRYRLIEGALLPQEPPELVAGGLPERRQHAAKTFAFDQAGYVYINIGAPSNACQARDRQRGVPGMDPCPLLERYGGIWRFRADVLGQRQADGTRYATGIRNAVAIAWNPFANALYVVQHGRDQLNTLWPEYFDAEDNANLPAEEFFRVDEGDDFGWPYCYYDPFQNKKVLAPEYGGDGKTVGRCDQFEDPIVAYPAHWAPNDLIFYDGTQFPERYRGGAFIAFHGSWNRAPLPQAGYNVVFQPMNPDGTPAGDWEVFADGFAGTDTIRSTGDARHRPMGLAIGPDGSLYISDSRRGRIWRVLYQGT, encoded by the coding sequence ATGAAACGTTTCGCGGTGCACCTATGGCTGAGCTTACTGCTGGCCGGGTGTAATGGAACCAACAGCCAGCCCGTTCCAGAACGCCTGGCGTGCGATCCAGACAATGGCGGCCTCACGTTGCCCGAAGGGTTTTGCGCGCTGGTGGTCGCCGACAACATTGGGCGTGCGCGACACATTGTTGTGCGCGACAACGGAGACATCTATGTGGCCTTGATGCGTCTGCAGAACGGCCATGGCATTGCGGCCCTGCGCGATACCACGGGCGATGGCCGGGCCGACCTTATTGCCTATTTCGGGGAGGTTCCGGGGACCGGCATCGATATCTGGAATGGATATCTTTACTTTGCGCCGGATACGGCATTGCTGCGCTACCGGCTTATCGAGGGTGCCTTGTTGCCCCAGGAGCCTCCGGAGCTGGTGGCTGGAGGGCTGCCGGAGCGGCGGCAGCATGCGGCCAAGACCTTTGCCTTTGATCAAGCAGGCTATGTGTACATAAACATCGGGGCTCCTTCCAATGCCTGCCAGGCGCGAGATCGGCAGCGCGGCGTACCCGGCATGGATCCCTGTCCCCTTCTAGAGCGCTACGGCGGTATCTGGCGTTTTCGCGCCGATGTGCTGGGCCAGCGGCAGGCGGATGGTACGCGGTACGCGACCGGCATCCGCAATGCAGTGGCCATTGCCTGGAATCCTTTTGCCAACGCGCTTTATGTGGTGCAGCATGGGCGTGACCAGCTCAACACGCTCTGGCCGGAATATTTTGACGCTGAAGATAATGCCAACCTGCCGGCAGAAGAGTTTTTCCGGGTAGACGAGGGAGATGACTTTGGGTGGCCCTACTGCTACTACGACCCATTCCAGAACAAGAAGGTGCTGGCTCCTGAGTATGGAGGCGACGGAAAAACGGTCGGGCGCTGCGACCAGTTTGAGGATCCGATCGTGGCGTATCCGGCCCACTGGGCACCCAACGACCTGATCTTTTATGACGGCACGCAGTTCCCTGAGCGGTATCGAGGGGGGGCCTTCATCGCCTTTCACGGTTCCTGGAACCGTGCGCCCCTGCCCCAGGCCGGGTATAACGTCGTCTTTCAGCCTATGAACCCCGACGGTACGCCGGCCGGCGACTGGGAAGTGTTTGCCGACGGGTTTGCCGGGACGGACACGATCCGAAGCACAGGGGATGCCCGGCATCGGCCTATGGGGCTGGCGATCGGACCGGACGGCTCGCTTTACATTAGCGACTCGCGGCGCGGCCGCATCTGGCGCGTGCTGTACCAGGGAACGTGA
- a CDS encoding carboxypeptidase-like regulatory domain-containing protein translates to MQWMPRHYLLILPGLLLWAGCLGDLPRDNPLDPKSDRYEPRGRLEGWVTRLYPPYPPLADVPVRLLPATDSLQEGRLAYTGPDGRFVFEALPPGSYYLQVQAQGFRALQDTLRVAITAGQTRTVTLRLNALPRFTAYAAVTVHISRWWPATDLYRLEIEAIVTDPDDVRDVMRVWLHIPALNFADTLQAVQPAGRFFKALLQQELPVNSLHDLLGYPLYLGAYDRTGDTVYTPAFQLVRVIEDVPVALRPRGLATVDTTRPVLRWEPIALPFSFTYRIDLVRREADLDIPVLTLTGLPASQDSIRVPQPLASGVYYWTVSVVDTFGNRSRSKEAGFQVP, encoded by the coding sequence ATGCAGTGGATGCCAAGGCATTACCTGCTTATACTGCCTGGCCTGCTCCTGTGGGCCGGATGCCTGGGTGACCTGCCCCGAGACAATCCTCTGGATCCGAAATCGGACCGTTATGAGCCGCGGGGCCGTCTGGAAGGCTGGGTTACTCGGCTTTATCCGCCCTATCCCCCGCTGGCAGACGTCCCCGTACGCCTGCTCCCCGCTACCGACTCGCTCCAGGAAGGAAGGCTGGCCTATACAGGACCAGACGGGCGCTTTGTCTTTGAGGCACTTCCGCCTGGCTCGTACTACCTGCAAGTCCAGGCGCAAGGTTTTCGGGCGCTCCAGGACACGCTGCGGGTTGCCATCACAGCCGGTCAGACGCGCACCGTAACGCTTCGCCTCAACGCCCTGCCTCGCTTCACTGCGTACGCAGCCGTTACCGTCCACATCAGCCGCTGGTGGCCTGCCACCGATCTGTACCGTCTGGAAATCGAAGCCATTGTTACCGATCCAGACGACGTGCGCGACGTGATGCGCGTGTGGCTGCACATACCTGCGCTAAATTTTGCCGACACGCTTCAGGCCGTCCAACCGGCCGGTCGCTTTTTTAAAGCGTTGCTCCAGCAAGAGCTGCCGGTAAATTCCTTGCACGACCTGTTAGGCTACCCATTGTACTTGGGTGCCTATGACCGCACAGGAGACACAGTCTACACCCCTGCGTTTCAGCTCGTCCGAGTCATCGAAGACGTGCCAGTCGCGTTGCGTCCACGCGGGCTGGCTACAGTCGACACTACTCGCCCTGTACTCCGGTGGGAACCTATTGCGCTACCCTTCTCCTTCACCTACCGCATTGATCTGGTGCGGCGCGAGGCAGACCTGGACATTCCCGTGCTGACCCTTACCGGTCTGCCGGCATCCCAAGATTCCATACGCGTGCCGCAACCGCTGGCCTCCGGCGTATATTACTGGACGGTTTCTGTGGTCGATACTTTTGGTAATCGTAGTCGCTCTAAGGAAGCAGGATTTCAGGTGCCATGA